The Chthoniobacterales bacterium genome window below encodes:
- a CDS encoding YraN family protein, whose translation MRPWRSFRSRWIKPDAPHLALGRRGEHLAARHLKSLGYKSLYRNFQPGKGGEIDLVCRHGEVLVFIEVKTRSAEIFGRPSDAVDRNKRRRIARGAMIWLRMLDMPDITFRFDIVEVLIAEPPKIRVIENAFTLPTNYYY comes from the coding sequence TTGCGCCCGTGGCGCAGCTTTCGCTCGCGCTGGATTAAGCCCGACGCTCCCCACCTCGCCCTCGGACGACGCGGTGAACATCTCGCCGCCAGGCATCTCAAAAGCCTGGGTTACAAGTCGCTCTACCGAAATTTTCAGCCCGGCAAGGGCGGCGAGATCGATCTCGTTTGCCGCCATGGCGAGGTGCTTGTCTTCATCGAAGTGAAAACGCGCAGCGCGGAAATTTTTGGCCGCCCGTCCGATGCCGTGGATCGCAACAAACGCCGTCGAATCGCCCGTGGCGCCATGATCTGGCTGCGCATGCTCGATATGCCCGACATCACTTTTCGCTTCGACATCGTCGAGGTGCTCATCGCGGAGCCACCCAAGATTCGCGTCATCGAAAACGCCTTCACCCTTCCGACGAACTACTATTACTGA
- the cysW gene encoding sulfate ABC transporter permease subunit CysW has translation MAGAASTFPTTARVEQPARATAEPFLLRTVLIGIVFVFFALFLFLPLVVVFKEAFAKGLPVFLSVFQDSATASAVKLTLLAASIAVPLNTIFGITAAWALTRFDFRGRSLIITLIDLPLWISPVVGGLIYVLVFGGQGWFGPWFIDHDIRIIFAVPGIALATIFVTFPFVARGLIPLMQAQGTKEEEAALSLGANGWQIFWRVTLPKIKWGLLYGIILCNARAMGEFGAVSVVSGHIRGKTNTIPLHIEILYQEYQFAAAFAVASVLCILALLTLVIKTYAEWQAERQLAEAAQTTDFPKKP, from the coding sequence ATGGCCGGAGCCGCGTCCACATTCCCCACCACCGCCCGCGTCGAGCAGCCCGCCCGCGCGACCGCCGAGCCCTTCCTGCTGCGCACCGTTCTCATCGGCATCGTCTTTGTCTTCTTCGCGCTCTTCCTGTTCCTCCCGCTCGTCGTCGTGTTCAAGGAAGCCTTCGCGAAAGGCCTGCCCGTGTTCCTCTCCGTCTTCCAGGACAGCGCCACCGCCAGCGCGGTGAAACTCACGCTGCTCGCCGCGAGCATCGCCGTGCCGCTCAATACCATTTTCGGCATCACCGCCGCGTGGGCCCTCACCCGCTTCGACTTCCGCGGCCGCTCGCTCATCATCACGCTCATCGACCTGCCGCTCTGGATTTCCCCGGTGGTCGGCGGCCTCATCTACGTGCTCGTCTTTGGCGGACAGGGCTGGTTCGGCCCGTGGTTCATCGACCACGACATCCGCATCATCTTCGCCGTGCCCGGCATCGCCCTCGCCACGATTTTCGTGACATTTCCCTTCGTCGCCCGCGGCCTCATTCCCCTCATGCAGGCCCAGGGCACCAAGGAAGAGGAAGCCGCCCTCAGTCTCGGCGCGAACGGCTGGCAGATCTTCTGGCGCGTCACCCTCCCGAAGATCAAATGGGGCCTGCTCTACGGCATCATCCTCTGCAACGCCCGCGCCATGGGCGAATTCGGCGCTGTCTCCGTCGTTTCCGGCCACATTCGCGGCAAGACGAACACCATCCCGCTCCACATCGAAATCCTCTACCAGGAATACCAGTTCGCCGCCGCGTTTGCCGTCGCCTCCGTGCTCTGCATCCTTGCGCTCCTCACCCTGGTCATCAAAACCTACGCCGAGTGGCAGGCGGAAAGGCAACTTGCCGAAGCCGCGCAAACCACCGATTTTCCGAAGAAGCCATGA
- the cysK gene encoding cysteine synthase A — protein MAYFDNVVTSVGKTPLIRLNRIAAGSPATIAIKGEFSNPLGSVKDRIGAAMIEAAEKDGLLKPGTTIIEPTSGNTGIALAFVAAAKGYDLILTMPESMSLERRTLLAMLGAKLVLTPAAEGMKGAIARAEQLHAETPNSWIPQQFNNPANPEAHRRTTAEEIWADTEGQVDAIVSAVGTGGTITGVSEVIKARKPGFVAVAVEPKDSPVISQTRAGQPVKPGPHKIQGTGAGFVPKNLNVAILDDVITVSNEDAIDTARRLAIEEGILAGISTGANVWAALQLAQRPEFAGKLIVTIGCSTGERYLSTALAEKARNDLLAVQPD, from the coding sequence ATGGCCTACTTCGACAATGTCGTCACGAGCGTCGGGAAGACGCCTCTCATCCGCCTCAATCGCATCGCCGCCGGCTCGCCAGCGACGATCGCGATCAAGGGCGAGTTCTCGAATCCGCTCGGCAGCGTGAAGGATCGCATCGGCGCCGCGATGATCGAGGCGGCCGAGAAGGACGGCCTCCTGAAGCCCGGCACCACGATCATCGAGCCCACCTCGGGAAACACCGGCATCGCCCTTGCCTTTGTGGCCGCAGCGAAAGGCTACGATCTCATCCTCACCATGCCCGAGAGCATGAGCCTCGAGCGCCGCACGCTTCTCGCGATGCTCGGGGCAAAACTCGTGCTCACACCCGCCGCGGAAGGTATGAAAGGCGCCATCGCCCGCGCGGAGCAACTCCATGCCGAGACGCCGAACTCCTGGATTCCCCAGCAATTCAACAATCCCGCGAACCCCGAGGCGCACCGCCGCACGACAGCCGAGGAAATCTGGGCCGACACCGAAGGCCAGGTGGATGCCATCGTTTCCGCGGTCGGCACCGGCGGCACCATCACCGGCGTCAGCGAAGTCATCAAGGCTCGCAAGCCAGGCTTTGTCGCCGTCGCGGTCGAGCCGAAGGATTCGCCCGTGATTTCCCAGACGCGTGCCGGCCAGCCCGTGAAGCCCGGGCCGCACAAGATCCAGGGCACCGGCGCCGGGTTCGTGCCGAAAAACCTGAACGTCGCCATTCTCGATGACGTCATCACCGTCAGCAACGAGGACGCCATCGACACCGCGCGCCGTCTCGCCATCGAGGAAGGCATCCTCGCCGGCATCTCGACCGGTGCCAATGTCTGGGCGGCCCTCCAACTCGCGCAGCGGCCAGAGTTCGCGGGGAAATTGATCGTCACGATCGGCTGTAGCACCGGCGAGCGCTATCTCAGCACCGCCCTCGCCGAGAAGGCCAGGAACGACCTTCTCGCCGTCCAACCTGACTGA
- the argF gene encoding ornithine carbamoyltransferase gives MKHLLSIESLSREEILGILDATAEMKATRGRHAAHPLRHQCWAIIFAKSSTRTRVSFEVGIRELGGDAMFLSANDIQLGRGEPIKDTARVMGRMIHGAVIRTFAQKDVEDFAHYSGIPTVNALTDEEHPCQILADLFTIREKRGSLDDLKVCFIGDGDCNVPRSWIWAAARLGFELRIAAPTHYQPPADLLARAGGNIAVTTGVHDAAAGADVLYTDVWVSMGKEDEAAYRIAQLGGYQINNALLTSAKPGALVMHCLPAYRGKEITDETLEAHADTIFQQAENRLHVQKTVLSLLER, from the coding sequence GTGAAACACCTGCTCTCCATCGAGTCGCTGTCGCGCGAGGAAATCCTCGGCATTCTCGACGCGACCGCCGAAATGAAGGCCACCCGCGGCCGCCACGCCGCGCATCCGCTCCGCCACCAATGCTGGGCAATCATTTTCGCAAAGAGCTCGACCCGCACGCGCGTGAGCTTCGAGGTCGGCATCCGCGAACTCGGCGGCGACGCCATGTTCCTTTCCGCGAATGACATTCAGCTCGGCCGCGGCGAACCGATCAAGGACACCGCCCGCGTGATGGGCCGCATGATTCATGGCGCCGTCATCCGCACGTTCGCGCAGAAGGACGTCGAGGATTTCGCGCACTACAGCGGCATTCCCACGGTCAACGCCCTCACCGACGAGGAGCACCCGTGCCAGATTCTTGCCGACCTGTTCACGATCCGGGAAAAGCGCGGCAGCCTCGACGACCTGAAGGTCTGCTTCATCGGCGACGGCGATTGCAATGTGCCCCGCTCGTGGATCTGGGCCGCAGCCAGACTCGGTTTCGAGCTCCGCATCGCCGCGCCCACGCATTACCAGCCGCCCGCCGACCTGCTCGCTCGCGCTGGAGGAAACATCGCCGTCACCACCGGCGTCCACGACGCAGCTGCCGGCGCCGACGTGCTCTACACCGACGTCTGGGTGAGCATGGGCAAGGAGGACGAAGCCGCCTATCGCATCGCCCAACTCGGCGGCTACCAGATCAACAATGCCCTCCTGACGAGCGCCAAACCCGGCGCCCTCGTGATGCATTGCCTGCCCGCCTACCGCGGCAAGGAAATCACCGACGAGACGCTCGAAGCACACGCGGATACCATTTTCCAACAGGCCGAAAATCGGCTGCACGTTCAGAAAACGGTGCTGTCGCTTCTCGAACGGTAA
- the rplS gene encoding 50S ribosomal protein L19, giving the protein MSSVIANIEKEQLKNEVVDFAVGDTVKVHTRVVEGDKERIQIYSGIVIARKGVGINANFTVRRMSSGVGVERVFPLHSPRIAKLEVERKGSVRRAKLNYLRDRKGKSAMTVKEKNVRA; this is encoded by the coding sequence ATGAGCAGCGTGATCGCCAACATCGAAAAAGAGCAATTGAAGAATGAAGTCGTCGACTTCGCCGTCGGCGACACCGTCAAGGTTCACACCCGCGTCGTCGAAGGCGACAAGGAGCGCATCCAGATTTACAGCGGCATCGTCATCGCCCGCAAGGGTGTCGGCATCAATGCCAACTTCACCGTCCGCCGCATGAGTTCGGGCGTGGGCGTCGAGCGCGTTTTCCCGCTGCACTCGCCCCGCATCGCAAAGCTCGAAGTCGAGCGCAAGGGCAGCGTCCGTCGCGCGAAGCTGAACTACCTCCGCGACCGGAAGGGCAAATCTGCCATGACGGTTAAGGAAAAGAACGTCCGGGCCTAG
- a CDS encoding aspartate aminotransferase family protein: MKPADLRRLYDQYVMPTYGRFDLTIERGAGCRVWTDEGRELVDFGAGIAVCSLGHAHPRVTAAVTAQAAKLVHTSNLYRTQPQALLAERLTQLVALPGKTFFCNSGAEANEGLIKLARKFGSATGRYEIITFTNSFHGRTMAGISATGQDKVKIGFAPLLEGFTHVPTNDLAAVRAAIGAKTVAILVEPIQGEGGIHLATAEFLRGLRELCDAHNLLLLFDEVQCGLGRTGDWRGWKSITPEGVEPDGISWAKGIANGFPLGAFWVRNHALDDRGPLCDLLGPGTHGTTYGGNPVTCAAGLAVLDEIQENDLLTHATETGAYFAEQLRGLGSPLVAEVRALGLMIGLELVADFKERLGLDDARPPALALTVLLMNAGLLVIPAGERTIRFLPPLNVTRGEIDAALAILRSVLAPAATAN, encoded by the coding sequence ATGAAACCCGCCGACCTCCGCCGACTCTACGACCAATACGTCATGCCCACCTACGGGCGCTTCGATCTCACGATCGAGCGCGGCGCGGGCTGCCGCGTGTGGACGGATGAAGGCCGCGAGCTCGTCGACTTCGGCGCCGGCATCGCCGTGTGCTCGCTCGGTCATGCCCATCCGCGAGTCACCGCCGCCGTCACCGCGCAGGCCGCGAAGCTCGTCCACACCTCGAATCTCTATCGCACGCAGCCGCAGGCCCTCCTCGCCGAGCGCCTCACGCAGCTCGTCGCACTGCCCGGCAAGACGTTCTTCTGCAACAGCGGCGCCGAGGCCAACGAAGGTCTCATCAAGCTCGCCCGCAAGTTCGGCAGCGCGACCGGCCGCTACGAGATCATCACCTTCACGAACTCCTTTCACGGCCGCACGATGGCCGGCATCTCCGCAACCGGGCAGGACAAGGTGAAGATCGGCTTTGCGCCGTTGCTCGAGGGCTTCACACACGTGCCGACCAACGATCTTGCCGCCGTCCGCGCCGCCATCGGCGCAAAGACCGTGGCGATCCTCGTCGAGCCCATCCAAGGCGAAGGCGGCATCCATCTCGCCACGGCGGAGTTTCTCCGCGGCCTGCGCGAACTCTGCGACGCGCACAACCTGCTGCTGCTTTTCGACGAAGTGCAATGCGGTCTCGGCCGCACCGGAGACTGGCGCGGCTGGAAAAGCATCACCCCCGAAGGCGTGGAGCCGGATGGCATCAGCTGGGCGAAAGGCATCGCGAATGGCTTCCCGCTAGGCGCGTTCTGGGTGCGGAATCACGCGCTCGACGATCGCGGCCCGCTCTGCGACCTGCTCGGCCCCGGCACGCACGGCACGACCTACGGCGGCAACCCCGTCACCTGTGCCGCCGGCCTCGCGGTGCTCGACGAGATTCAGGAAAACGATCTGCTCACGCACGCGACGGAGACCGGCGCCTACTTTGCCGAGCAGCTTCGCGGCCTCGGGTCGCCGCTCGTCGCCGAAGTGCGCGCCCTCGGCCTCATGATCGGCCTCGAACTCGTCGCCGACTTCAAGGAACGCCTCGGCCTCGACGATGCCCGCCCACCCGCGCTGGCGCTCACGGTCCTTCTCATGAACGCCGGCCTTCTCGTCATTCCGGCCGGTGAACGCACCATCCGCTTCCTTCCGCCGCTCAACGTCACCCGCGGGGAAATCGACGCCGCGCTGGCGATTCTCCGCAGCGTGCTTGCACCAGCGGCGACGGCAAACTAG
- a CDS encoding M14 family zinc carboxypeptidase, whose amino-acid sequence MTTHRLRERRSVRELIRPLEELAHGSQHLFTAPLELTGSAGERVIVPRFLFAGPGSGGASFLRLGIFGGLHGDEESSAVGAVAFLEKLHRDPELARGYELFVYPVCNPTGYADDTRWSRNGVDLNRQFWRDSGEPEIVLLERQLVNLAFDGIISLHSDDTSNGLYGFVKGHALTRHVLEPALARASAILPRNFDKSIDNFQANEGIIETGYPGVLSAPPAQHPRPLEIVFETPQLSPLPEQIEAHLLALEEILLRFRAVISEGQSI is encoded by the coding sequence GTGACAACCCATCGCCTCCGCGAGCGCCGCAGCGTGCGCGAACTCATCCGCCCGCTCGAGGAGCTGGCGCACGGTTCACAGCATCTCTTCACCGCTCCTCTCGAGCTCACCGGGAGTGCGGGGGAACGCGTCATCGTGCCCCGCTTTCTCTTCGCCGGCCCCGGCTCCGGCGGGGCCAGTTTTCTGCGGCTCGGCATCTTCGGAGGTCTCCACGGCGACGAGGAATCCAGTGCCGTCGGCGCCGTCGCGTTCCTCGAAAAGCTGCATCGCGATCCCGAGCTCGCCCGCGGCTACGAGCTCTTCGTCTACCCGGTCTGCAATCCCACCGGCTATGCCGACGACACCCGCTGGTCACGCAACGGCGTCGACCTCAACCGCCAGTTCTGGCGTGACTCCGGCGAGCCCGAGATCGTGCTGCTCGAGCGCCAGCTCGTGAATCTCGCCTTCGACGGCATTATCTCGCTGCATTCCGACGACACCAGCAACGGCCTCTACGGCTTCGTCAAAGGCCACGCCCTCACCCGTCACGTGCTCGAGCCGGCCCTCGCCCGCGCCTCCGCCATTCTGCCGCGCAACTTCGACAAGAGCATCGACAACTTTCAGGCCAACGAAGGCATCATCGAGACCGGTTACCCCGGCGTTCTCAGCGCGCCGCCCGCGCAGCATCCCCGCCCGCTCGAGATCGTCTTCGAAACCCCGCAACTCTCTCCGTTGCCCGAACAGATCGAAGCTCACCTCCTCGCCTTGGAGGAAATTTTGCTTCGCTTTCGCGCGGTAATTTCAGAAGGTCAATCGATCTAG
- a CDS encoding sulfate ABC transporter permease subunit CysT, with the protein MKRFTLPGFGPTLGYTLVYLTLIVLIPLSALFVKTQSGGWAHFWQSISSPQVVASYKVSFGLSLIAALINGVFGVLAAWVLVRYRFPGRRFLDAIVDLPFALPTAVAGIALTTLYAPNEWIGQFFAFNAHWTSGNTTLGAWINTALPPPPGAWIAPGTALGDWLASQSWAKPFLGRTGLKIAYSQIGILIALTFIGLPFVVRTVQPVIQDLSLDVEEAAACLGATRFQTFTRVVLPGLLPSILTGVTLAYGRAVGEYGSVVFISGNIPFQTQITPMLIISKLEDYDYSGAAGIGFVMLVASFAILLLCNGFQAWDNRRKGVA; encoded by the coding sequence TTGAAACGATTCACCCTTCCCGGATTTGGCCCCACGCTCGGATACACCCTGGTGTATCTCACGCTTATCGTTCTCATTCCGCTGAGCGCGCTGTTTGTGAAGACACAATCCGGCGGCTGGGCGCATTTCTGGCAATCGATCTCGTCTCCGCAGGTTGTCGCCTCCTACAAGGTCAGCTTTGGCCTTTCGCTCATCGCCGCGCTCATCAACGGAGTCTTCGGCGTGCTTGCCGCCTGGGTGCTCGTCCGCTACCGCTTCCCCGGTCGTCGTTTCCTCGACGCCATCGTCGACCTGCCTTTTGCGCTGCCCACCGCTGTCGCCGGCATCGCGCTCACCACGCTCTACGCGCCGAACGAATGGATCGGCCAGTTCTTTGCATTCAACGCCCACTGGACCTCCGGAAATACGACCCTCGGCGCCTGGATCAATACCGCGCTGCCGCCTCCGCCGGGCGCCTGGATCGCTCCCGGCACGGCTCTCGGCGACTGGCTCGCCAGCCAGAGCTGGGCAAAACCATTCCTCGGCCGCACCGGTCTCAAGATCGCCTACAGCCAGATCGGCATCCTCATCGCCCTCACCTTCATCGGCCTGCCGTTCGTCGTCCGCACCGTCCAGCCCGTGATTCAGGACCTCTCGCTCGATGTCGAGGAAGCCGCCGCCTGTCTCGGCGCCACGCGTTTCCAGACATTCACCCGCGTCGTGCTGCCAGGCCTGCTGCCGTCCATCCTTACCGGCGTCACGCTTGCCTACGGCCGCGCCGTCGGAGAATACGGCTCCGTCGTCTTCATTTCGGGGAACATCCCCTTCCAAACGCAGATCACGCCCATGCTGATCATCTCGAAGCTCGAGGACTACGACTACAGTGGCGCCGCCGGCATCGGCTTCGTCATGCTTGTCGCCTCCTTTGCGATTCTTCTCCTCTGCAACGGCTTCCAGGCCTGGGACAACCGCCGCAAAGGCGTCGCCTGA
- the cysA gene encoding sulfate ABC transporter ATP-binding protein, with amino-acid sequence MSIEVREISKKFSKYPALDDVSLKIETGELIALLGPSGSGKTTLLRIIAGLEFPDDNRSRVLFDGADVTQLTAYKRHAGFVFQHYALFSHMSVFENVAFGLRVQKSRVRPSKEAIRTRVMELLDAVQLSGFEKRLPSQLSGGQRQRVAFARALAIEPQVLLLDEPFGALDTKVRKELRRWLREFQDRIKLTTLFVTHDQDEAFEVADRVVLIEKGRIQQVGTPQEVRQAPANRFVAEFLDLPWEPAPATDAAVPA; translated from the coding sequence ATGAGCATCGAAGTCCGCGAGATCAGCAAGAAATTCTCGAAGTATCCGGCTCTCGACGACGTCAGCCTCAAGATCGAGACGGGTGAACTCATCGCTCTGCTCGGCCCCAGTGGCTCCGGCAAGACCACGCTCCTGCGCATCATCGCCGGCCTCGAATTTCCCGACGACAACCGCAGTCGCGTCCTCTTCGACGGCGCCGACGTCACCCAGCTCACCGCCTACAAGCGCCACGCCGGCTTTGTCTTCCAGCACTACGCGCTCTTCAGCCACATGAGCGTCTTCGAGAATGTCGCCTTCGGCCTGCGCGTCCAGAAAAGCCGCGTCCGTCCATCGAAGGAGGCCATCCGCACCCGCGTGATGGAGCTCCTCGACGCCGTCCAGCTCTCCGGCTTCGAAAAACGCCTGCCCAGCCAGCTTTCCGGCGGCCAGCGCCAGCGCGTCGCCTTCGCCCGCGCCCTCGCCATCGAGCCGCAGGTCCTCCTGCTCGATGAACCCTTCGGCGCTCTCGACACGAAGGTCCGCAAGGAACTCCGCCGCTGGCTTCGCGAATTTCAGGACCGCATCAAGCTCACGACCCTCTTCGTCACCCACGACCAGGACGAAGCCTTCGAAGTCGCCGACCGCGTCGTCCTCATCGAAAAAGGCCGCATCCAGCAGGTCGGCACGCCGCAGGAAGTCCGCCAAGCCCCGGCAAATCGTTTCGTCGCCGAGTTCCTCGACCTCCCGTGGGAGCCGGCGCCGGCGACCGACGCCGCCGTTCCGGCCTGA
- a CDS encoding Rrf2 family transcriptional regulator, whose product MRTDYALRALFSLVEHHGHQPIPIAELARRNDVPKRFLEHIMLDLKERGWVSSLPGKRGGYLLAKSPERITMGEVVRHFDGYLAPIACVSVTDYKRCSQEPVCRFRRVMLQARNLVARLMDDTTLADVMRGLPVTDREVSFTQGIDGDGI is encoded by the coding sequence ATGCGCACCGATTATGCGCTACGCGCCCTCTTTTCGCTCGTCGAACACCATGGCCACCAGCCGATCCCGATCGCCGAGCTCGCCCGCCGCAATGATGTGCCCAAGCGCTTCCTCGAGCACATCATGCTCGACCTGAAGGAGCGCGGCTGGGTCTCCAGCCTCCCCGGAAAGCGGGGCGGCTACCTGCTCGCGAAAAGTCCCGAGCGCATCACCATGGGGGAAGTTGTCCGCCATTTCGACGGCTACCTTGCACCGATCGCCTGCGTCTCCGTCACCGACTACAAACGCTGCAGCCAGGAGCCTGTCTGCCGCTTCCGTCGCGTCATGCTCCAGGCGCGAAATCTTGTCGCCCGGCTGATGGACGACACCACCCTCGCCGACGTCATGCGCGGCCTTCCCGTTACAGATCGAGAAGTCTCTTTCACCCAGGGAATCGACGGCGACGGCATCTGA
- a CDS encoding sulfate ABC transporter substrate-binding protein produces the protein MKILFATLALAAATALHAAPTTLLNVSYDVTREFYKDYDDAFTKHWKADKNTDITIEQSHAGSSKQARAVVDGLQADVVTMNQDTDIDLIAKAGLIAPDWRTRLPDHAAPYTSTIVFLVRKGNPKGIEDWSDLVEPGVEIIIPNPKTSGNGRYSYLAAWAYAKAAGKDPQEFVAALFKNVPVLPAGGRDATSTFVQRGVGDVLLTFESETLQIARVFSPNDYDIVTPSSSILAESPVSVVDKVVDKRGTREVATEYLKYLWSHEGQQLAVKYFFRPREESLLTANAKLFPALKLYTIDEVFGGWSEAQKHFKDGGTFDAIYQPR, from the coding sequence ATGAAGATTCTTTTTGCCACTCTCGCCCTCGCCGCCGCGACCGCCCTGCACGCTGCGCCGACTACGCTCCTGAACGTCTCTTACGACGTCACCCGCGAATTCTACAAAGATTACGACGACGCCTTCACGAAGCACTGGAAGGCCGACAAAAACACCGACATCACCATCGAACAATCCCACGCCGGCTCCAGCAAACAGGCCCGCGCCGTCGTCGACGGCCTCCAGGCCGATGTCGTGACGATGAATCAGGACACCGACATCGACCTCATCGCGAAGGCCGGCCTCATCGCCCCCGACTGGCGCACGCGCCTGCCCGACCACGCCGCACCCTACACCTCGACGATCGTTTTTCTCGTCCGCAAGGGGAATCCCAAAGGCATCGAGGACTGGTCCGACCTCGTCGAGCCCGGCGTCGAGATCATCATCCCGAATCCCAAGACCTCCGGCAACGGCCGCTACAGCTACCTCGCCGCCTGGGCCTACGCGAAGGCGGCCGGCAAGGATCCGCAGGAGTTCGTCGCCGCGCTTTTCAAGAATGTGCCCGTGCTGCCCGCCGGCGGTCGCGACGCCACCAGCACCTTTGTCCAGCGCGGCGTCGGCGACGTGCTGCTCACTTTCGAAAGCGAGACGCTCCAGATCGCCCGCGTCTTCAGCCCGAACGACTATGACATCGTCACCCCGTCTTCCAGCATCCTCGCCGAATCGCCCGTGAGCGTGGTCGACAAAGTCGTCGACAAACGCGGCACTCGCGAAGTCGCAACCGAGTATCTCAAATACCTCTGGTCTCACGAAGGCCAGCAACTTGCCGTAAAATATTTCTTCCGGCCACGCGAGGAATCGCTGCTCACGGCAAACGCGAAACTCTTCCCCGCGTTGAAACTTTACACCATCGACGAAGTCTTCGGCGGCTGGAGCGAGGCGCAAAAGCACTTCAAGGACGGCGGCACCTTCGACGCCATCTATCAACCCCGCTAA
- a CDS encoding ribonuclease HII yields the protein MPCTLEHELRLHAEGIFPVAGIDEAGRGPLAGPVVAAAVILPPNFKGDGLNDSKKLPTKSRDEHYARLIDTPGVIWAVAIIEPEVIDRLNILRATHQAMREAVESLSSLAAHALIDGLPVRPFPVNHTALVGGDGISLSVAAASVVAKVTRDRLMDSHAAAWPEYGFERHKGYATPEHLASLRQHGPCPIHRRSFAPVAQLSLALD from the coding sequence ATGCCGTGCACGCTCGAGCACGAGCTCAGACTGCATGCGGAGGGAATTTTCCCCGTCGCCGGAATCGATGAAGCCGGCCGGGGCCCCTTGGCCGGGCCGGTTGTCGCCGCCGCAGTCATTCTTCCGCCCAACTTCAAGGGCGACGGCCTCAACGACTCGAAGAAGCTCCCGACGAAGTCCCGCGACGAGCACTACGCACGCCTGATCGACACTCCCGGCGTCATCTGGGCGGTCGCGATTATCGAACCGGAGGTCATCGACCGACTGAACATCCTTCGCGCCACGCACCAGGCCATGCGCGAAGCCGTGGAATCTCTTTCGAGCCTCGCCGCCCATGCACTGATCGATGGCCTGCCCGTTCGCCCTTTTCCGGTCAACCACACCGCCCTCGTCGGCGGCGACGGGATCAGTCTTAGCGTAGCCGCCGCGAGCGTCGTCGCGAAGGTCACCCGTGACCGCCTGATGGATTCTCACGCTGCGGCCTGGCCGGAATACGGCTTCGAGCGCCACAAAGGCTATGCAACGCCCGAGCACCTCGCTAGCCTCCGGCAGCATGGGCCCTGCCCGATTCATCGCCGCAGTTTTGCGCCCGTGGCGCAGCTTTCGCTCGCGCTGGATTAA
- a CDS encoding sulfate ABC transporter substrate-binding protein, which yields MKSFLPSAVAGVLALLTTATAAETTILNVSYDPTRELYADYDAAFAKHWKEKSGGDVKIDQSHGGSGKQARAVIDGLEADVVTLALAYDIDAIATKGKLLPGDWQKRLPHNSSPYTSTIVFLVRKGNPKGIKDWPDLVKEGVEVITPNPKTSGGARWNYLAAWADALQKNGGDEAKAKAFVADLFKHVPVLDSGARGSTVTFTERGIGDVLLAWENEAYLALKEKPDQFEIVTPPLSILAEPPVAIVDKIVDKRGTREVATEYLNYLYSDEGQDIAGKHFYRPTGEAAKKKYASQFADTKLVTIDGAFGGWTKAQATHFADGGVFDQIYQPTR from the coding sequence ATGAAAAGTTTTCTTCCATCCGCAGTAGCCGGAGTGTTGGCCCTTCTGACCACCGCTACCGCCGCCGAGACCACCATTCTCAATGTCTCGTATGATCCCACCCGCGAGCTCTACGCCGATTACGATGCGGCCTTCGCAAAGCATTGGAAGGAGAAGTCCGGCGGCGACGTGAAAATCGATCAATCCCATGGAGGTTCTGGAAAACAGGCCCGAGCCGTGATCGACGGCCTGGAGGCCGACGTCGTCACCCTCGCCCTCGCCTACGACATCGACGCCATCGCCACGAAGGGGAAACTTCTCCCCGGCGATTGGCAGAAGCGCCTCCCGCACAATAGCTCCCCCTACACCTCGACGATCGTCTTCCTCGTTCGAAAGGGGAATCCGAAGGGCATCAAGGACTGGCCCGATCTCGTGAAGGAAGGCGTCGAAGTGATCACGCCGAATCCGAAGACTTCCGGCGGCGCCCGCTGGAACTACCTCGCCGCCTGGGCCGATGCGCTTCAGAAAAACGGCGGTGATGAGGCGAAGGCGAAGGCCTTCGTCGCCGATCTCTTCAAGCACGTCCCGGTTCTCGACTCCGGTGCGCGCGGCTCCACGGTAACCTTCACCGAGCGTGGCATCGGCGATGTCCTCCTCGCGTGGGAGAACGAAGCCTACCTCGCCCTCAAGGAAAAGCCGGATCAGTTCGAGATCGTCACCCCTCCGCTCAGCATCCTCGCCGAGCCACCTGTCGCCATCGTCGACAAGATCGTCGACAAGCGCGGCACCCGCGAGGTTGCCACGGAATATTTGAATTATCTCTACAGCGACGAAGGCCAGGACATCGCCGGCAAGCACTTCTACCGCCCGACGGGCGAGGCCGCGAAGAAAAAATACGCGAGCCAGTTTGCCGACACGAAACTTGTGACGATCGACGGTGCGTTCGGCGGCTGGACCAAGGCCCAGGCCACGCATTTCGCCGACGGCGGTGTCTTTGATCAGATCTACCAGCCCACCCGCTGA